In the Coturnix japonica isolate 7356 chromosome 6, Coturnix japonica 2.1, whole genome shotgun sequence genome, one interval contains:
- the LOC116653633 gene encoding uncharacterized protein LOC116653633 encodes MNVIKLGRIIQETQEQAEPLADRAVFLAHMCWNLSGFRGRDKGVQSSTVPPRWGEFALPLPRGGSRAGSCHRRSAAPAGVSPGIAAPRLAGWLSLAGFGLPGSASFTPRRNPGGLAGLASHLLAIKSLRGWESISSELSKPRDKAANERPSQLPTGLGRRAVCFFIYALEERCKAACCRVQCYPVPSTAPGMAECPHPAQPSTARCMGLRWAPWSHVGCASGRMPTPLPWVRSCWNKGTAWGGGGDSQTGRAACYFACVAIRAAAFNLFPPLKRLQGGWQMFCSPRSPAHPLLYSSASSSVSTTPALLRS; translated from the coding sequence ATGAATGTAATTAAGTTGGGTAGAATCATCCAAGAGAcgcaggagcaggcagagccccTGGCAGACCGGGCTGTATTTTTAGCCCACATGTGTTGGAATTTGAGTGGTTTTAGGGGAAGAGACAAAggggtgcagagcagcaccgTGCCACCACGGTGGGGGGAGTTTGCATTGCCCCTTCCCAGaggtgggagcagggctgggagctgccaccGCAGGAGTGCTGCTCCGGCAGGGGTGAGCCCCGGCATTGCAGCTCCTCGCTTAGCCGGGTGGCTCAGCCTGGCTGGTTTCGGGCTGCCTGGTTCAGCTTCATTCACACCTCGGAGGAATCCAGgagggctggcagggctggctTCACACTTATTAGCAATTAAAAGCCTGAGAGGCTGGGAGTCAATTAGCTCTGAGCTCAGCAAACCCCGGGACAAGGCTGCTAACGAGAGGCCCAGCCAGCTCCCCACAGGGCTCGGCAGaagagctgtttgctttttcatttacGCCTTGGAGGAGCGTTGCAAGGCTGCGTGCTGCAGGGTGCAATGCTACCCTGTGCCCAGCACGGCTCCCGGCATGGCAGAATGCCcgcacccagcacagcccagcacggCACGGTGTATGGGGCTGCGATGGGCACCCTGGAGCCACGTAGGCTGTGCGTCGGGCCGCATGCCCACTCCCCTTCCATGGGTAAGGAGCTGCTGGAACAAAGGGACGGCATGGGGAGGGGGCGGTGACAGCCAAACAGGGCGTGCGGCTTGTTATTTTGCTTGTGTTGCTAttagagctgctgcttttaactTGTTTCCCCCTCTGAAGAGGCTCCAGGGTGGGTGGCAGATGTTTTGTTCCCCTCGCTCTCCCGCCCACCCTCTCCTCTATTCGTCAGCCAGCTCCTCTGTTAGCACAACACCCGCCCTCCTGCGGAGCTGA